A part of Neovison vison isolate M4711 chromosome 6, ASM_NN_V1, whole genome shotgun sequence genomic DNA contains:
- the LOC122910315 gene encoding keratin-associated protein 21-1-like, which yields MCCNYGNSCGYGCGCGYGTGYGCGYGSRCGCGYGSGCGCGYGSGCGCGYSSGCGYGYGSRCGCGYGSRYGCGCGSGCGCGYGSGWGCGKGSCCGYGYGSGSGCCGYRPFCYRRCYSSCC from the coding sequence ATGTGTTGCAACTACGGGAACTCCTGTGGCTATGGCTGCGGATGTGGCTATGGAACTGGCTATGGCTGTGGCTATGGCTCTCGTTGTGGCTGTGGctatggctcaggctgtggctgTGGCTATGGCTCAGGATGTGGCTGTGGCTACAGCTCAGGATGTGGCTATGGCTATGGCTCCCGTTGTGGCTGTGGCTATGGCTCCCGTtatggctgtggctgtggctcaggctgtggctgTGGCTATGGCTCAGGATGGGGCTGTGGAAAAGGCTCCTGCTGTGGCTATGGAtatggctctggctctggctgctGTGGCTACCGGCCATTTTGCTACAGAAGATGTTATTCTTCTTGCTGCTAG